One Spinacia oleracea cultivar Varoflay chromosome 4, BTI_SOV_V1, whole genome shotgun sequence DNA segment encodes these proteins:
- the LOC130472071 gene encoding uncharacterized protein, whose protein sequence is MTESSEPIIQQIEPPTSRNNQRITNVPLFGMPQSLGPPRETPQPRAMATPSQGQGIPVPTSASLARLGAQFSPDQMRTAIEVLTFLTQTTPQAQVMRTAPEVEVEQRRKRPRPQNSPNVWRRNLQQEMEGADSQEYEAESITPSRAQPRARTEQAPSQRHHSGSGMPNPTRAIVKPDNSPFCDEILSEKMEKIKMPTCKYSGKSDPTNHLSAFGGHMMLYTNTDSMWCKVFPSTLEGMAQSWFGKIPKGTITSFRQLAILFRTQYVANIARERMTGELMSVIQGPQESLREYISRFNMEASNILKLQQEVAVLAMMTGLRDGEFKSYLGRKSFTTLAEVLGKANEFIKSEEIGRATSRRYVASENNYGSQSRKEPYKTEYPDKRENQQPRKDWHGQVRGRGSEFKTEKRGKFNEYTPLVASRTQIFAISKEDEKWQRPPKIGCTHLKDNIEDLIRRGYLTQFKAKSSYSRTYENRDDEGRFDNRKTEQKQNHPAEQKRSNDILVITGGPVYAGTTASGAKASVNEFKHQVNYHNSGKWPAPPKIPQCTFTEDDCKGIIYPHDDPMVLALDVANRKIHRILIDGGSSANIIFWPAFQELQIEEKHVKPISYPVIGFTGATVIPEGIVSLPVQIGQGKDIKDVMVDFMIVKEQWCLLITSP, encoded by the exons ATGACTGAGTCAAGCGAACCGATAATCCAGCAAATAGAACCACCCACCTCTAGAAACAACCAGAGAATCACAAACGTACCTTTGTTCGGCATGCCTCAGAGTCTTGGTCCGCCAAGAGAGACACCACAACCCAGAGCTATGGCAACCCCCAGCCAGGGCCAGGGCATCCCAGTTCCAACCAGTGCCTCACTAGCACGGTTGGGGGCACAGTTCTCACCCGACCAGATGCGCACAGCCATAGAAGTCCTGACCTTCCTTACCCAGACAACACCGCAAGCCCAGGTCATGAGGACAGCCCCAGAGGTTGAGGTTGAGCAGAGGAGGAAACGTCCCAGACCCCAAAACAGTCCGAACGTCTGGAGGAGGAATCTGCAGCAGGAGATGGAAGGGGCTGACAGCCAAGAATATGAGGCAGAAAGTATCACGCCTAGCAGAGCTCAACCCAGAGCGAGAACCGAACAAGCACCCAGCCAGAGGCACCACTCCGGGTCAGGTATGCCAAATCCCACCCGAGCAATAGTTAAACCTGATAATTCCCCTTTCTGTGATGAGATACTCTCggaaaaaatggaaaagataaaaatgcCCACCTGCAAATATTCCGGAAAGTCAGACCCAACGAATCACCTCTCTGCCTTTGGAGGACACATGATGCTATATACCAACACAGACTCTATGTGGTGTAAGGTTTTCCCTTCCACTCTGGAGGGGATGGCACAGAGCTGGTTCGGTAAAATACCCAAGGGCACCATAACCTCTTTCCGGCAGTTAGCCATCTTGTTTCGCACCCAATATGTGGCAAACATTGCCAGAGAAAGGATGACAGGGGAGCTGATGTCAGTCATCCAAGGACCTCAGGAATCTCTGAGGGAGTACATATCCAGATTCAATATGGAGGCATCGAATATACTCAAGTTACAGCAAGAGGTAGCAGTCCTGGCTATGATGACTGGTCTGCGGGATGGAGAATTCAAGAGTTATCTGGGCAGAAAGTCATTCACAACCCTGGCAGAGGTACTGGGGAAGGCAAATGAATTCATAAAAAGTGAAGAGATTGGCAGAGCAACCTCACGACGATATGTAGCAAGTGAGAACAATTACGGTAGTCAGAGCAGAAAAGAGCCGTACAAAACAGAATACCCAGACAAAAGGGAAAATCAGCAGCCCAGAAAAGATTGGCACGGGCAGGTCAGAGGAAGGGGTAGTGAGTTCAAAACTGAAAAGCGAGGCAAATTCAACGAATACACTCCTCTGGTTGCATCCAGAACCCAGATTTTTGCTATCAGCAAGGAGGATGAGAAATGGCAGAGACCACCGAAAAT AGGATGCACTCACCTGAAAGATAACATTGAGGACCTGATCCGAAGGGGGTACCTAACACAATTTAAGGCAAAGAGCTCATACAGCAGGACCTACGAAAACAGGGATGATGAGGGTCGATTTGATAACAGGAAGACAGAGCAAAAACAGAACCACCCAGCAGAGCAGAAGAGGTCGAATGATATACTGGTCATAACAGGAGGACCAGTCTACGCTGGTACTACAGCCAGCGGTGCTAAGGCCAGTGTGAACGAATTTAAACACCAGGTTAATTACCACAACTCAGGAAAATGGCCTGCCCCTCCAAAAATCCCACAGTGCACTTTTACAGAAGATGATTGTAAGGGCATAATTTATCCCCATGATGACCCAATGGTGTTAGCTCTGGATGTGGCTAACAGAAAAAtccatcgaatcctgatagacgGAGGAAGCTCTGCAAACATTATATTCTGGCCAGCTTTCCAAGAGCTGCAGATTGAAGAGAAGCACGTAAAGCCAATTAGCTACCCAGTAATTGGTTTCACAGGAGCAACGGTGATACCAGAAGGAATAGTTAGCTTACCTGTCCAAATTGGGCAGGGGAAAGATATCAAGGATGTCATGGTTGATTTCATGATAGTCAAG GAGCAGTGGTGTCTACTTATCACCTCACCATGA